The segment CAACGTGGTCGCGCGCCTGGAGCGCCAGCGCAAGCAGCTGGTGGCCATCGAAGTGCCGGGCAAGATCAACGGCGCGGTGGGCAACTACAACGCCCACGTCATCTCGTATCCGGACGTGGAATGGCCGGCACTGGCCTCGGGTTTCGTCGAAGGCCTCGGCCTCACGTTCAACCCGTACACCACGCAGATCGAACCGCACGACGGCATTGCCGAGTTCGCCGACGTGCTGCGCCGGATCAACATCATCCTGATCGACCTGGCCCGTGACATCTGGGGCTACATCTCGCTGGGCTACTTCCGCCAGGCCCTGAAGGCCGGCGAAGTCGGTTCGTCGACGATGCCGCACAAGGTCAACCCGATTGACTTCGAGAATGCCGAAGGCAACTTCGGCCTCGCCAACGCGCTGCTCGGCCACTTCGCCGAGAAGCTGCCGATCAGCCGCTGGCAGCGCGACCTCACCGACTCCACCGTGCTGCGTGCCCTCGGCACCGCGTTCGGCCATTCGCTCGTCGCCCTGGAGTCGCTGCTCAAGGGCCTGGGCAAGCTCAACGTCAACGCCGAGCGCATCGCGGCCGACCTCGACAACAGCTGGGAGGTGCTGGCCGAAGCCGTGCAGACCGTCATGCGCCGTTACGGCCTGCCGGAACCGTACGAGCAGCTCAAGGCCCTCACCCGCGGCCAGGGCATCACCAAGGATTCGATGCGCGTCTTCATCGACGGCCTCGACCTGCCCGCCGATGCGAAGAAGGCCCTCGCCGAACTGACCCCGGCCAGCTACATCGGCCTGGCTGATAAGCTGGCCAAGGCGATCTAAGCACAATCGCCCCTGTCCCAAACAACAAAGCCCGGCCACGCCGGGCTTTTTGTTAGTGATTTTCAGAATTCGTCCATAGACCCGCGCACACGCATCGGGTAGCGTCTTTAGCTGGCCGCGAAAGCGCCATCGGTTAAACAAAGGGAGTGAAGGATGAGGGCAAAGATGTCATGGGTGGCCGCAGCGCTTCTGCTCAGCACCTCGACCATCGTGCAGGCACAGGAGAGCAGGACGACGCAGGCCATGCGGCACGGAGCACCCAAGGGCCTGACCGAAACGTTCTTCTCATGCATCAATGCAGCGGGTCTGGATCAGGCACGAATGAGCGGATGTATCGCGACCGAGCGGCGGGGGCAAGACGTGCGCCTGAACAAGGCATACGCGGTGCTGATGAGCACCCTAGATCCCCGATCCAAAGAAGCCGTGCGGCTTGCTGAACGTGCCTGGCTCGATTTCAACACCAAGACCGTTGCCGCCGAAACCGCCATCGGCGGTGCCAACGAAGTCACTAATATCGATGTCTCACAGGCGGAGCTTTTTCGCTACTGCGAGCGAGCGAACGTGCTGGAAGATTACGTTTCATCTATCGGCAAATAGGCTTTCGCTTAACTTCAAGGAGGAATAAAAATGTCTGGTCCAAATACGCGGGACCCTGAGGCGCTCGCTGGCGCTATGTTTTTTATCGTTGGACGTGGCACAGAGGGCGGTGCGGCGTCGTATCGGCTGAGCGTCGCCGGCGTAACGGATAAAACGTGGGGAGACGCCTCGCACGTCGCTGACAACAGCGGCTATTCCATCGGCACCATTCAGGTCGATCTGGGACAGCGAGGGACCTGGCCGCTTGGCTCGATCGACGGTACGCCAAGTTCAACGCAGGCCACCTACGTCGACTCCATCATCGACCAATCATCTGCCTACTCGAGCGCGCACGGCCTGCCTTTCCCAACCGATAAGGCGGCGCTTCGCTCTGACTTGCTGACTCACGGAAACGGGGAGCGTGGGCGTT is part of the Luteibacter pinisoli genome and harbors:
- the purB gene encoding adenylosuccinate lyase, which produces MSHATLTALSPLDGRYASKSGPLRPIFSEFGLMHRRVHVEIHWLLALARHPGIVELPAFPADAVARLETIANDFSVDDGERIKAIEATTNHDVKAVEYFIKEKIGNDPALAQAKEFVHFACTSEDINNLAYSLMLRDAREAVLLPAIDQVIGSLRSMAHDYAGLSLLARTHGQTASPTTMGKELANVVARLERQRKQLVAIEVPGKINGAVGNYNAHVISYPDVEWPALASGFVEGLGLTFNPYTTQIEPHDGIAEFADVLRRINIILIDLARDIWGYISLGYFRQALKAGEVGSSTMPHKVNPIDFENAEGNFGLANALLGHFAEKLPISRWQRDLTDSTVLRALGTAFGHSLVALESLLKGLGKLNVNAERIAADLDNSWEVLAEAVQTVMRRYGLPEPYEQLKALTRGQGITKDSMRVFIDGLDLPADAKKALAELTPASYIGLADKLAKAI
- a CDS encoding lysozyme inhibitor LprI family protein; its protein translation is MRAKMSWVAAALLLSTSTIVQAQESRTTQAMRHGAPKGLTETFFSCINAAGLDQARMSGCIATERRGQDVRLNKAYAVLMSTLDPRSKEAVRLAERAWLDFNTKTVAAETAIGGANEVTNIDVSQAELFRYCERANVLEDYVSSIGK